The following proteins are encoded in a genomic region of Drosophila willistoni isolate 14030-0811.24 chromosome 3R, UCI_dwil_1.1, whole genome shotgun sequence:
- the LOC6646899 gene encoding B9 domain-containing protein 1, whose protein sequence is MRRATNASYLDNDYDTNTPREKQKRKKAEMKQKKKVDSESLNMDTKTTASYFSLCITGQIVSATFPLGPDKEYVFCRYELLAGPDWQLASGPQHGLTQLATNKQRHFNDPIVFNMPIEVTYKSTSPFGWPQILVSVFGRSGLGRETLLGYAHIHLPVFGSHRPAEVPPTQIAPILMPKLPSMLADLTSWILRREPELKDPKVLLDNLKCKGLSMESYGSLEFQMHTVMRGARKLGYHWHV, encoded by the exons ATGAGAAGGGCAACAAATGCCAGTTACCTGGACAACGATTATGATACCAACACACCGAGGGAAAAACAGAAGCGAAAAAAAGCCGAAAtgaagcagaagaagaaagTGGATAGTGAATCCTTAAATATGGATACAAAAACGACTGCCAGTTATTTTAGCCTTTGCATAACGGGACAAATAGTATCTGCCACATTTCCCTTGGGCCCGGATAAGGAATATGTCTTCTGCCGCTATGAATTACTTGCCGGACCGGATTGGCAATTGGCTTCGGGTCCCCAACATGGTCTCACACAGTTGGCCACAAATAAACAAAGGCATTTCAATGATCCAATTGTATTCAATATGCCCATTGAGGTGACATATAAGAGCACCAGTCCATTTGGTT GGCCCCAGATCCTGGTGAGCGTCTTTGGACGCAGCGGTCTAGGTCGTGAAACATTATTAGGCTATGCACATATACATCTTCCCGTTTTTGGCAGTCATCGTCCAGCCGAAGTGCCACCAACACAAATTGCACCCATTCTAATGCCCAAATTGCCGAGCATGCTTGCAGATTTAACCAGTTGGATTTTGCGCCGTGAACCAGAACTGAAAGATCCCAAAGTCTTGTTAGATAATCTCAAGTGCAAGG GCCTATCCATGGAATCTTACGGCAGCTTAGAGTTCCAAATGCATACTGTGATGCGAGGAGCCCGTAAACTTGGTTACCACTGGCATGTCTGA